From a region of the Procambarus clarkii isolate CNS0578487 chromosome 2, FALCON_Pclarkii_2.0, whole genome shotgun sequence genome:
- the LOC138365875 gene encoding hornerin-like, with amino-acid sequence MAGTIEEQSSVGKMAGTIEEQSSVGKMAGTIEEQSSVGKMAGTIEEQSSVGKMAGTIEEQSSAGKMAGTIEEQSSSGKMAGTIEEQSSAGKMAGTIEEQSSVGKMAGTIEEQSSTGKMAGTIEEQSSVGKMAGTIEEQSSAGKMAGTIEEQSSTGKMAGTIEEQSSVGKMAGTIEEQSSTGKMAGTIEEQSSVGKMAGTIEEQSSVGKMAGTIEEQSSVGKMAGTIEEQSSAGKMAGTIEEQSSVGKMAGTIEEQSSVGKMAGTIEEQSSVGKVAGTIEEQSSTGKVSGTIEEQSSVGKMAGTIEEQSSAGKMAGTIEEQSSAGKVSGTIEEQSSAGKMAGTIEEQSSAGKMAGTIE; translated from the coding sequence ATGGCTGGTACTATTGAGGAGCAGAGTAGCGTCGGTAAGATGGCTGGTACTATAGAGGAGCAGAGTAGCGTCGGTAAGATGGCTGGTACTATAGAGGAGCAGAGTAGCGTCGGTAAGATGGCTGGTACTATAGAGGAGCAGAGTAGCGTCGGTAAGATGGCTGGTACTATAGAGGAGCAGAGTAGCGCTGGTAAGATGGCTGGTACTATAGAGGAGCAGAGTAGCTCCGGTAAGATGGCTGGTACTATAGAGGAGCAGAGTAGCGCTGGTAAGATGGCTGGTACTATAGAGGAGCAGAGTAGCGTCGGTAAGATGGCTGGTACTATAGAGGAGCAGAGTAGCACTGGTAAGATGGCTGGTACTATAGAGGAGCAGAGTAGCGTCGGTAAGATGGCTGGTACTATAGAGGAGCAGAGTAGCGCTGGTAAGATGGCTGGTACTATAGAGGAGCAGAGTAGCACTGGTAAGATGGCTGGTACTATAGAGGAGCAGAGTAGCGTCGGTAAGATGGCTGGTACTATAGAGGAGCAGAGTAGCACTGGTAAGATGGCTGGTACTATAGAGGAGCAGAGTAGCGTCGGTAAGATGGCTGGTACTATAGAGGAGCAGAGTAGCGTCGGTAAGATGGCTGGTACTATAGAGGAGCAGAGTAGCGTCGGTAAGATGGCTGGTACTATAGAGGAGCAGAGTAGCGCTGGTAAGATGGCTGGTACTATAGAGGAGCAGAGTAGCGTCGGTAAGATGGCTGGTACTATAGAGGAGCAGAGTAGCGTCGGTAAGATGGCTGGTACTATAGAGGAGCAGAGTAGCGTCGGTAAGGTGGCTGGTACTATAGAGGAGCAGAGTAGCACCGGTAAGGTGTCTGGTACTATAGAGGAGCAGAGTAGCGTCGGTAAGATGGCTGGTACTATAGAGGAGCAGAGTAGCGCCGGTAAGATGGCTGGTACTATAGAGGAGCAGAGTAGCGCCGGTAAGGTGTCTGGTACTATAGAGGAGCAGAGTAGCGCTGGTAAGATGGCTGGTACTATAGAGGAGCAGAGTAGCGCTGGTAAGATGGCTGGTACTATAGAGTAG